One Portunus trituberculatus isolate SZX2019 chromosome 45, ASM1759143v1, whole genome shotgun sequence DNA segment encodes these proteins:
- the LOC123519350 gene encoding alanine--tRNA ligase, cytoplasmic-like isoform X1 — MHKHIMTGDLLDKQDFTNKMKSWEVREAFLDYFRKDHAHTYCHSSSTVPHEDPMLLFANAGMNQFKAIFVGSVEPSSPLAGLVRAVNSQKCIRAGGKHNDLDDVGKDVYHHTFFEMLGNWSFGDYFKKEVCAWAWELLVDRFNLPKDRLYVTYFGGSPEQGLEPDLECRQIWLDLGIAAERILPGSMKDNFWEMGDTGPCGPCSEIHFDRIGGRDAAHLVNEDDPDVLEIWNLVFMQYNREADGTLLSLPKKHIDCGMGLERLVSILQGKTSNYDTDLFTPIFAAIQELTGCEPYKGRVGDADANGVDMAYRVVADHVRTLTVALSDGGMPDNTGRGYVLRRILRRAVRYATEKLGMRPGVLSTLVDVVVALLGKAFPEVTRDPQALKDVIDEEERQFLRTLVRGQRVLERTVKHLGNTDGSSVVPGEVVWRLYDTYGFPPDLTRLMAEERGLGVDEAAFDQCRQAAQERSRGGQAGQDDVCRLNVHAIDELQSRGIAFTDDAPKYNYKAGPVREADYFFDPCKGRVVAIRFEGGFVDAATSGQHCGVILDRTNFYAESGGQEHDEGFMTKEDDPETEFKVEDVEARGGYVCHLGMVEGNLKVGDEMILSLDTHRRRHLMNNHTGTHILNYALRQVLTSEADQRGSLVAPDRLRFDFTNRCALTCDEVRCVEKVARDVIEKNQPVFAKTAPLAVAKSIQGLRAVFGEVYPDPVRVVSVGVSVEQLEADPHGPAGASTSVEFCGGTHLLQAGHAGDLLIVSEEAIAKGIRRVVAVTGPEAVRALARAAHLQEEISSLKVRVETERPPLREVVRQVTALLDQVNTAQIQHWRREELRIQLELIKRVEVDADRARKAAISKQAVQATRELRASNPDVAYIVVELPAFAQNKVLNDALKELRGGPPALFLSTDPDAGKILAMAAVSPKDVARGLKANEWVKHLEPLLSGRGGGKPESAQVSGSKVAALPEALKMAHSFAQEKLGCAAVTLELPAAALEKATKAATAAPRQKPEGYDEAFRPTTSVPLLYGASSSVLSLPAVIAAQFADIKLKLVDKFQMGVSNTKPQYKELFGRDTAPSLLLPEGSTITGGMGATWFLASDAMRGHDRVSQAQVLSWMTTAESHLLPLVAAAVGKQGGAKGAQKSLEQELRRMEAYLLHHTYLAGERLSLADIYTFSVLAPAVKAGLVAGGRAGLPAVMRWYNTILNQPKLYDLPVVQAAGPPKPAY, encoded by the exons A TGCACAAGCATATCATGACTGGGGACCTGCTGGACAAGCAAGATTTCACTA acAAGATGAAGAGCTGGGAGGTGCGCGAGGCCTTCCTGGATTACTTCCGTAAAGATCATGCCCACACCTACTGCCACAGCTCCTCAACGGTGCCCCATGAAGACCCCATGCTGCTCTTCGCTAATGCTGGCATGAACCAGTTCAAAGCCATCTTTGTAGGCTCAGTGGAACCCAGCAGTCCCTTAGCAGGCCTGGTGCGCGCAGTCAACTCCCAGAAGTGTATTCGTGCTGGTGGGAAGCACAATGACCTGGACGATGTGGGTAAGGATGTCTATCACCACACATTCTTTGAGATGTTGGGCAACTGGTCCTTTGGAGACTACTTCAAGAAGGAGGTGTGTGCCTGGGCTTGGGAGTTGCTGGTGGATCGATTTAATCTCCCTAAGGACCGGCTGTACGTGACTTACTTTGGTGGCAGCCCCGAGCAGGGCCTGGAGCCTGACCTGGAGTGTCGTCAGATCTGGCTTGACCTGGGTATTGCAGCAGAGCGAATCTTACCTGGCAGCATGAAAGATAATTTCTGGGAGATGGGAGACACGGGGCCTTGTGGACCTTGCTCAGAAATCCACTTTGACCGCATTGGTGGTCGTGATGCTGCCCATTTGGTTAATGAGGATGACCCGGATGTACTGGAGATCTGGAACCTTGTGTTCATGCAGTACAATCGTGAGGCTGATGGCACCTTGCTCTCCTTGCCCAAGAAACACATTGACTGCGGGATGGGGCTGGAACGGTTGGTGTCAATATTACAAGGCAAGACTTCCAACTATGACACTGATCTCTTCACGCCCATCTTTGCAGCCATCCAGGAATTGACAGGCTGTGAGCCATACAAGGGGAGAGTGGGTGATGCAGACGCTAACGGTGTGGACATGGCTTACCGTGTGGTGGCCGACCATGTGCGCACCCTGACAGTTGCTCTTAGTGATGGTGGGATGCCAGACAACACAGGGCGTGGGTACGTGCTGCGTCGGATCCTGCGGCGTGCTGTGCGATATGCCACAGAAAAATTAGGCATGCGGCCAGGTGTACTGAGCACCTtggttgatgtggtggtggcacTGCTTGGAAAGGCTTTTCCTGAGGTCACTCGTGATCCACAAGCATTGAAAGATGTGATTGATGAGGAGGAGCGGCAGTTCCTGCGGACGCTGGTGCGAGGCCAGAGGGTGCTGGAACGTACCGTGAAGCACTTGGGGAACACGGATGGCAGTAGTGTGGTGCCGGGTGAGGTGGTGTGGCGTCTGTATGACACTTATGGTTTCCCTCCTGATCTGACACGTCTCATGGCTGAAGAACGAGGCTTGGGTGTAGATGAAGCAGCTTTTGATCAGTGCCGGCAGGCAGCTCAGGAACGTTCCCGTGGTGGTCAGGCGGGCCAGGATGATGTTTGTCGCCTCAACGTGCATGCCATTGATGAGCTGCAGAGCCGTGGCATTGCCTTCACTGATGATGCTCCCAAATACAACTACAAAGCTGGCCCTGTCCGCGAAGCTGACTACTTCTTTGATCCTTGCAAAGGCCGTGTGGTGGCCATTCGATTTGAAGGTGGATTTGTGGATGCTGCTACCTCAGGACAGCACTGTGGTGTTATACTGGATCGAACGAACTTTTATGCTGAGAGTGGTGGGCAAGAACATGATGAAGGCTTCATGACAAAGGAAGATGACCCCGAGACAGAGTTTAAGGTGGAAGATGTTGAGGCACGTGGCGGTTACGTGTGTCACCTGGGCATGGTTGAAGGTAACTTGAAGGTGGGTGACGAGATGATCCTATCCCTTGATACTCATCGACGCCGACACCTTATGAACAACCACACAGGGACCCACATCCTAAACTATGCCCTACGGCAAGTGCTCACAAGCGAAGCAGACCAGCGAGGCTCCTTGGTGGCTCCAGACCGCTTGCGCTTTGACTTCACCAATCGCTGTGCATTGACCTGTGATGAAGTGCGCTGTGTGGAGAAAGTGGCACGTGATGTGATAGAGAAGAACCAGCCTGTATTTGCCAAGACAGCCCCACTTGCTGTGGCAAAAAGTATTCAGGGTCTGCGTGCTGTGTTTGGAGAAGTGTACCCTGATCCAGTGCGAGTGGTATCTGTGGGTGTATCCGTGGAGCAACTCGAGGCTGACCCTCACGGGCCTGCTGGGGCCTCCACCAGTGTGGAGTTCTGTGGTGGCACACATTTATTGCAGGCAGGCCATGCAGGGGATCTGCTCATTGTGAGTGAGGAAGCGATTGCCAAGGGTATTCGACGAGTAGTAGCTGTGACTGGCCCCGAGGCTGTCCGTGCCCTTGCCCGTGCTGCACACCTGCAGGAAGAGATCAGCAGCCTGAAGGTGCGTGTGGAGACAGAGCGGCCGCCGCTGCGTGAGGTGGTGCGGCAGGTGACTGCATTGCTGGACCAGGTCAACACTGCCCAAATCCAACACTGGCGGCGAGAGGAGCTGCGCATCCAACTGGAACTCATCAAGCGGGTTGAGGTGGATGCTGACCGAGCCCGCAAGGCTGCCATCTCAAAGCAGGCTGTGCAGGCCACCCGTGAACTACGCGCTTCCAACCCTGATGTGGCGTACATAGTGGTAGAGTTGCCAGCATTTGCTCAGAATAAGGTGCTGAATGATGCATTGAAGGAATTGCGTGGTGGCCCTCCAGCTCTCTTCCTCAGTACCGATCCTGATGCTGGCAAGATTCTGGCCATGGCTGCTGTGTCCCCAAAGGATGTGGCCCGTGGCTTGAAGGCTAATGAATGGGTGAAACATTTGGAGCCTCTGCTGTCTGGCCGTGGTGGAGGGAAGCCAGAGTCTGCACAAGTTAGTGGCTCAAAGGTGGCTGCTCTGCCTGAGGCACTAAAGATGGCACACAGCTTTGCTCAAGAGAAGCTGGGCTGTGCTGCTGTCACATTAGAGCTACCTGCTGCAGCCCTGGAGAAGGCTACTAAGGCTGCCACTGCTGCCCCTCGTCAAAAGCCCGAGGGTTATGATGAAGCGTTCCGACCCACCACAAGTGTGCCTCTACTGTATGGGGCATCAAGCAGTGTGCTGTCCCTGCCAGCAGTGATAGCTGCTCAGTTTGCTGACATCAAGCTAAAGTTGGTGGACAAATTTCAGATGGGTGTCAGTAATACCAAGCCACAGTACAAAGAACTGTTTGGGCGAGATACTGCACCCAGTCTGCTGCTACCTGAGGGCTCCACCATCACAGGAGGCATGGGTGCTACCTGGTTCCTGGCTTCTGATGCCATGCGGGGCCATGACCGCGTAAGCCAGGCACAAGTCCTGTCCTGGATGACCACAGCAGAGTCCCATCTTTTGCCATTGGTTGCCGCTGCTGTGGGGAAACAGGGTGGGGCCAAAGGTGCACAGAAAAGTCTGGAGCAAGAGCTGCGGCGCATGGAGGCTTATCTGCTGCACCACACTTACCTGGCTGGAGAGCGGCTCAGTCTGGCCGATATTTACACATTCTCTGTCCTGGCACCTGCTGTCAAGGCTGGCCTGGTTGCTGGGGGTCGTGCTGGTTTGCCTGCTGTGATGCGCTGGTACAACACTATACTAAATCAACCCAAATTATATGATCTCCCTGTTGTGCAGGCAGCTGGACCCCCAAAGCCTGCATACTAA
- the LOC123519350 gene encoding alanine--tRNA ligase, cytoplasmic-like isoform X2, which produces MKSWEVREAFLDYFRKDHAHTYCHSSSTVPHEDPMLLFANAGMNQFKAIFVGSVEPSSPLAGLVRAVNSQKCIRAGGKHNDLDDVGKDVYHHTFFEMLGNWSFGDYFKKEVCAWAWELLVDRFNLPKDRLYVTYFGGSPEQGLEPDLECRQIWLDLGIAAERILPGSMKDNFWEMGDTGPCGPCSEIHFDRIGGRDAAHLVNEDDPDVLEIWNLVFMQYNREADGTLLSLPKKHIDCGMGLERLVSILQGKTSNYDTDLFTPIFAAIQELTGCEPYKGRVGDADANGVDMAYRVVADHVRTLTVALSDGGMPDNTGRGYVLRRILRRAVRYATEKLGMRPGVLSTLVDVVVALLGKAFPEVTRDPQALKDVIDEEERQFLRTLVRGQRVLERTVKHLGNTDGSSVVPGEVVWRLYDTYGFPPDLTRLMAEERGLGVDEAAFDQCRQAAQERSRGGQAGQDDVCRLNVHAIDELQSRGIAFTDDAPKYNYKAGPVREADYFFDPCKGRVVAIRFEGGFVDAATSGQHCGVILDRTNFYAESGGQEHDEGFMTKEDDPETEFKVEDVEARGGYVCHLGMVEGNLKVGDEMILSLDTHRRRHLMNNHTGTHILNYALRQVLTSEADQRGSLVAPDRLRFDFTNRCALTCDEVRCVEKVARDVIEKNQPVFAKTAPLAVAKSIQGLRAVFGEVYPDPVRVVSVGVSVEQLEADPHGPAGASTSVEFCGGTHLLQAGHAGDLLIVSEEAIAKGIRRVVAVTGPEAVRALARAAHLQEEISSLKVRVETERPPLREVVRQVTALLDQVNTAQIQHWRREELRIQLELIKRVEVDADRARKAAISKQAVQATRELRASNPDVAYIVVELPAFAQNKVLNDALKELRGGPPALFLSTDPDAGKILAMAAVSPKDVARGLKANEWVKHLEPLLSGRGGGKPESAQVSGSKVAALPEALKMAHSFAQEKLGCAAVTLELPAAALEKATKAATAAPRQKPEGYDEAFRPTTSVPLLYGASSSVLSLPAVIAAQFADIKLKLVDKFQMGVSNTKPQYKELFGRDTAPSLLLPEGSTITGGMGATWFLASDAMRGHDRVSQAQVLSWMTTAESHLLPLVAAAVGKQGGAKGAQKSLEQELRRMEAYLLHHTYLAGERLSLADIYTFSVLAPAVKAGLVAGGRAGLPAVMRWYNTILNQPKLYDLPVVQAAGPPKPAY; this is translated from the coding sequence ATGAAGAGCTGGGAGGTGCGCGAGGCCTTCCTGGATTACTTCCGTAAAGATCATGCCCACACCTACTGCCACAGCTCCTCAACGGTGCCCCATGAAGACCCCATGCTGCTCTTCGCTAATGCTGGCATGAACCAGTTCAAAGCCATCTTTGTAGGCTCAGTGGAACCCAGCAGTCCCTTAGCAGGCCTGGTGCGCGCAGTCAACTCCCAGAAGTGTATTCGTGCTGGTGGGAAGCACAATGACCTGGACGATGTGGGTAAGGATGTCTATCACCACACATTCTTTGAGATGTTGGGCAACTGGTCCTTTGGAGACTACTTCAAGAAGGAGGTGTGTGCCTGGGCTTGGGAGTTGCTGGTGGATCGATTTAATCTCCCTAAGGACCGGCTGTACGTGACTTACTTTGGTGGCAGCCCCGAGCAGGGCCTGGAGCCTGACCTGGAGTGTCGTCAGATCTGGCTTGACCTGGGTATTGCAGCAGAGCGAATCTTACCTGGCAGCATGAAAGATAATTTCTGGGAGATGGGAGACACGGGGCCTTGTGGACCTTGCTCAGAAATCCACTTTGACCGCATTGGTGGTCGTGATGCTGCCCATTTGGTTAATGAGGATGACCCGGATGTACTGGAGATCTGGAACCTTGTGTTCATGCAGTACAATCGTGAGGCTGATGGCACCTTGCTCTCCTTGCCCAAGAAACACATTGACTGCGGGATGGGGCTGGAACGGTTGGTGTCAATATTACAAGGCAAGACTTCCAACTATGACACTGATCTCTTCACGCCCATCTTTGCAGCCATCCAGGAATTGACAGGCTGTGAGCCATACAAGGGGAGAGTGGGTGATGCAGACGCTAACGGTGTGGACATGGCTTACCGTGTGGTGGCCGACCATGTGCGCACCCTGACAGTTGCTCTTAGTGATGGTGGGATGCCAGACAACACAGGGCGTGGGTACGTGCTGCGTCGGATCCTGCGGCGTGCTGTGCGATATGCCACAGAAAAATTAGGCATGCGGCCAGGTGTACTGAGCACCTtggttgatgtggtggtggcacTGCTTGGAAAGGCTTTTCCTGAGGTCACTCGTGATCCACAAGCATTGAAAGATGTGATTGATGAGGAGGAGCGGCAGTTCCTGCGGACGCTGGTGCGAGGCCAGAGGGTGCTGGAACGTACCGTGAAGCACTTGGGGAACACGGATGGCAGTAGTGTGGTGCCGGGTGAGGTGGTGTGGCGTCTGTATGACACTTATGGTTTCCCTCCTGATCTGACACGTCTCATGGCTGAAGAACGAGGCTTGGGTGTAGATGAAGCAGCTTTTGATCAGTGCCGGCAGGCAGCTCAGGAACGTTCCCGTGGTGGTCAGGCGGGCCAGGATGATGTTTGTCGCCTCAACGTGCATGCCATTGATGAGCTGCAGAGCCGTGGCATTGCCTTCACTGATGATGCTCCCAAATACAACTACAAAGCTGGCCCTGTCCGCGAAGCTGACTACTTCTTTGATCCTTGCAAAGGCCGTGTGGTGGCCATTCGATTTGAAGGTGGATTTGTGGATGCTGCTACCTCAGGACAGCACTGTGGTGTTATACTGGATCGAACGAACTTTTATGCTGAGAGTGGTGGGCAAGAACATGATGAAGGCTTCATGACAAAGGAAGATGACCCCGAGACAGAGTTTAAGGTGGAAGATGTTGAGGCACGTGGCGGTTACGTGTGTCACCTGGGCATGGTTGAAGGTAACTTGAAGGTGGGTGACGAGATGATCCTATCCCTTGATACTCATCGACGCCGACACCTTATGAACAACCACACAGGGACCCACATCCTAAACTATGCCCTACGGCAAGTGCTCACAAGCGAAGCAGACCAGCGAGGCTCCTTGGTGGCTCCAGACCGCTTGCGCTTTGACTTCACCAATCGCTGTGCATTGACCTGTGATGAAGTGCGCTGTGTGGAGAAAGTGGCACGTGATGTGATAGAGAAGAACCAGCCTGTATTTGCCAAGACAGCCCCACTTGCTGTGGCAAAAAGTATTCAGGGTCTGCGTGCTGTGTTTGGAGAAGTGTACCCTGATCCAGTGCGAGTGGTATCTGTGGGTGTATCCGTGGAGCAACTCGAGGCTGACCCTCACGGGCCTGCTGGGGCCTCCACCAGTGTGGAGTTCTGTGGTGGCACACATTTATTGCAGGCAGGCCATGCAGGGGATCTGCTCATTGTGAGTGAGGAAGCGATTGCCAAGGGTATTCGACGAGTAGTAGCTGTGACTGGCCCCGAGGCTGTCCGTGCCCTTGCCCGTGCTGCACACCTGCAGGAAGAGATCAGCAGCCTGAAGGTGCGTGTGGAGACAGAGCGGCCGCCGCTGCGTGAGGTGGTGCGGCAGGTGACTGCATTGCTGGACCAGGTCAACACTGCCCAAATCCAACACTGGCGGCGAGAGGAGCTGCGCATCCAACTGGAACTCATCAAGCGGGTTGAGGTGGATGCTGACCGAGCCCGCAAGGCTGCCATCTCAAAGCAGGCTGTGCAGGCCACCCGTGAACTACGCGCTTCCAACCCTGATGTGGCGTACATAGTGGTAGAGTTGCCAGCATTTGCTCAGAATAAGGTGCTGAATGATGCATTGAAGGAATTGCGTGGTGGCCCTCCAGCTCTCTTCCTCAGTACCGATCCTGATGCTGGCAAGATTCTGGCCATGGCTGCTGTGTCCCCAAAGGATGTGGCCCGTGGCTTGAAGGCTAATGAATGGGTGAAACATTTGGAGCCTCTGCTGTCTGGCCGTGGTGGAGGGAAGCCAGAGTCTGCACAAGTTAGTGGCTCAAAGGTGGCTGCTCTGCCTGAGGCACTAAAGATGGCACACAGCTTTGCTCAAGAGAAGCTGGGCTGTGCTGCTGTCACATTAGAGCTACCTGCTGCAGCCCTGGAGAAGGCTACTAAGGCTGCCACTGCTGCCCCTCGTCAAAAGCCCGAGGGTTATGATGAAGCGTTCCGACCCACCACAAGTGTGCCTCTACTGTATGGGGCATCAAGCAGTGTGCTGTCCCTGCCAGCAGTGATAGCTGCTCAGTTTGCTGACATCAAGCTAAAGTTGGTGGACAAATTTCAGATGGGTGTCAGTAATACCAAGCCACAGTACAAAGAACTGTTTGGGCGAGATACTGCACCCAGTCTGCTGCTACCTGAGGGCTCCACCATCACAGGAGGCATGGGTGCTACCTGGTTCCTGGCTTCTGATGCCATGCGGGGCCATGACCGCGTAAGCCAGGCACAAGTCCTGTCCTGGATGACCACAGCAGAGTCCCATCTTTTGCCATTGGTTGCCGCTGCTGTGGGGAAACAGGGTGGGGCCAAAGGTGCACAGAAAAGTCTGGAGCAAGAGCTGCGGCGCATGGAGGCTTATCTGCTGCACCACACTTACCTGGCTGGAGAGCGGCTCAGTCTGGCCGATATTTACACATTCTCTGTCCTGGCACCTGCTGTCAAGGCTGGCCTGGTTGCTGGGGGTCGTGCTGGTTTGCCTGCTGTGATGCGCTGGTACAACACTATACTAAATCAACCCAAATTATATGATCTCCCTGTTGTGCAGGCAGCTGGACCCCCAAAGCCTGCATACTAA
- the LOC123519417 gene encoding transcription factor HY5-like: MVAPVTFEKSSRFLVRVPGPPHLPATAPTRHLSLQEEEKPEPAAPTPPASEGSPSQASPPTQARSPLPEVTTTTTMRCLPRRDGARRRWCSSSSSTSSTTSGSSTPFRSLRGKRGGGARPDSMAKRKAYELDPQEDPDMERCRQNAINAKRNREQKKARLAELEKRVEEGDRERDRLLEKNRELQEGMAELQREVKHLTNILRNQSRLSDILGKLASAGGSRSSRQVGGVHP, translated from the exons ATGGTGGCGCCCGTGACGTTTGAGAAGTCCTCCCGTTTCTTGGTGAGGGTGCCAGGAcccccacacctccccgccaccgcCCCCACGCGTCACCTgtcactgcaggaggaggagaagccagAGCCAGCAGCCCCCACCCCGCCTGCCTCTGAGGGGTCTCCCAGTCAGGCATCACCACCCACTCAGGCAAGAAGCCCCTTGCCTGaagtcaccactaccaccacaatgcGGTGCCTACCAAGGCGGGACGGGGCAAGGCGgcggtggtgcagcagcagttccTCCACTTCCAGCACCACCAGCGGCAGCAGCACTCCATTCCGGTCCCTGCGAGGTAAAAGGGGTGGCGGGGCGAGGCCAGACAGCATGGCTAAGCGGAAGGCATACGAACTGGATCCCCAGGAGGACCCAGACATGGAACGGTGCCGCCAGAATGCCATCAATGCCAAGCGGAACAGGGAGCAGAAGAAGGCACGGCTGGCAGAGCTGGAGAAgcgagtggaggagggggaccGGGAGAGGGACAGACTGCTTGAAAAGAACCGGGAGCTGCAGGAGGGCATGGCCGAGCTGCAGCGGGAGGTGAAGCACCTCACCAACATCCTCAGGAATCAGTCGCGCCTCTCAGACATCTTGGGCAAG CTGGCGTCTGCGGGTGGCTCAAGGTCATCACGGCAGGTGGGCGGGGTGCACCCCTGA